From Chryseobacterium shandongense, the proteins below share one genomic window:
- a CDS encoding LLM class flavin-dependent oxidoreductase: MEIGIDSFASAMYGNNKLSNVDAMEQLLDRIVAADEAGLHVFGIGEHHKKEYLDSVPAVILAAAAARTKKIKLMSAVTVLSTSDPVRVFQQFATLDIISKGRAEIIAGRGSATEAFPLFGFDLNDYGALFTEKLNLLLQIREQEFVTWSGEFRPAMNNQPVYPRPLQKKLPVWVGVGGTPESFVRAGNLGLPLMVAVIGGETERFRPLVDLYRKSGAEAGFKPEELKVGLHSPGYVSDNDESAVADYYPGYVETWTKVGRERGWPPVTKAQFEAGISPKGSLVVGGPDTVAEKLKRHSEALGGIDVFTFQMDIAGLSHQQLMNSIRVIGSKVIPLVNPNSKEDTLPLL; the protein is encoded by the coding sequence ATGGAAATAGGAATAGACAGTTTTGCATCGGCAATGTACGGTAACAATAAGCTGAGCAATGTTGATGCAATGGAACAGCTACTGGATAGAATCGTTGCAGCGGATGAAGCCGGGCTGCATGTCTTCGGGATTGGGGAACATCACAAAAAAGAATACCTCGACTCCGTACCTGCAGTAATCCTTGCTGCTGCGGCCGCGAGAACAAAAAAGATCAAGCTGATGAGTGCAGTAACTGTACTAAGCACTTCTGACCCGGTGAGAGTATTTCAGCAATTCGCAACGTTGGATATTATTTCGAAAGGTCGTGCGGAGATTATAGCAGGTCGTGGTTCAGCGACGGAAGCGTTTCCATTGTTTGGTTTCGACCTGAACGATTATGGTGCACTTTTTACAGAAAAATTAAATCTGTTATTACAGATAAGGGAGCAAGAGTTCGTAACCTGGTCAGGAGAATTTCGACCTGCAATGAACAATCAGCCTGTATATCCGAGACCTTTGCAAAAAAAACTTCCCGTATGGGTAGGAGTAGGAGGAACACCTGAATCGTTTGTTCGTGCTGGTAATCTTGGGCTGCCCCTCATGGTTGCAGTTATCGGTGGTGAAACTGAACGCTTTCGGCCACTAGTAGATTTATACAGAAAGTCGGGAGCTGAAGCAGGCTTTAAACCCGAAGAACTGAAGGTAGGTCTGCATTCACCGGGTTACGTTAGCGATAACGATGAATCGGCGGTTGCAGACTACTACCCGGGATACGTCGAGACTTGGACAAAAGTGGGCAGGGAACGAGGCTGGCCGCCGGTAACCAAAGCCCAGTTCGAGGCCGGCATCTCTCCTAAGGGGAGTTTGGTTGTAGGGGGACCGGATACTGTAGCAGAAAAACTTAAAAGACATAGCGAAGCGTTAGGCGGTATTGATGTTTTTACCTTTCAAATGGATATTGCCGGTCTAAGCCACCAACAGTTGATGAACTCGATCAGAGTAATTGGCAGCAAGGTCATACCCTTAGTCAATCCAAATTCTAAAGAAGACACGTTACCTTTATTGTAA
- a CDS encoding pirin family protein, with the protein MKKKSSCSTQGLRADIGPIEIIRILPNRYADAVGPFVFLDHVLPRIQTTINKEGTGAHPHRGIATLTYILNGEDEHFDSAGNYAKVHSGGVQWMKAGKGIIHDETVNYDSQSDSRLIHAFQFWINLPSNIKAEKPEYLAIQGSEVPGKDLPEGNGWIKVIAGSFEDLSSAIPSYSQQFLYHVYLEPGATFTIDFTDKFEVAAYLPELPATINDEQYQAGDFIEFDTEAGSIELRNVRQQACNFILFGGEVYTEPIFAEGPFVMNSKVDTAIAYRDFLEGQYGKINYNKQRFKRQ; encoded by the coding sequence ATGAAGAAGAAAAGTAGTTGTTCGACTCAAGGTTTAAGAGCAGACATTGGGCCGATTGAAATAATCAGGATCCTCCCAAATAGGTATGCTGACGCAGTAGGACCATTCGTTTTCCTGGATCATGTACTACCCAGAATTCAGACGACTATTAATAAAGAGGGTACAGGTGCACATCCGCATCGGGGTATTGCTACTCTGACCTATATACTAAATGGTGAAGACGAGCATTTTGATAGTGCAGGAAATTACGCCAAGGTTCATTCAGGAGGCGTGCAGTGGATGAAGGCGGGTAAAGGAATCATTCATGACGAAACAGTGAATTATGATTCACAATCCGATTCCAGGCTTATACATGCTTTCCAGTTCTGGATCAATCTGCCCTCAAATATTAAAGCCGAAAAACCTGAATATTTGGCAATTCAGGGAAGTGAAGTCCCGGGGAAAGATCTGCCGGAAGGGAATGGCTGGATCAAAGTAATTGCAGGCTCCTTTGAGGATCTAAGCTCGGCAATACCCAGTTATTCTCAACAGTTCCTTTATCATGTTTATTTGGAGCCGGGGGCAACTTTTACAATAGATTTTACCGATAAGTTTGAAGTTGCTGCATACCTTCCTGAGCTACCGGCAACCATCAACGATGAACAGTATCAAGCTGGTGATTTTATTGAATTTGATACGGAAGCAGGAAGTATAGAACTGCGAAATGTCAGGCAGCAAGCATGCAACTTTATACTGTTTGGAGGAGAAGTCTATACGGAGCCAATCTTTGCCGAAGGTCCCTTCGTCATGAATTCAAAAGTTGATACAGCAATTGCCTATAGAGATTTCTTAGAGGGACAATACGGTAAAATTAATTATAATAAGCAACGTTTCAAGAGGCAATAA
- a CDS encoding VOC family protein translates to MDNYLIPPKTRIGHIHLKVSDLQRSIYFYCDLLGFEVMNTFGDSAAFLSAGGYHHHIGLNTWYSKNRSPAPEQAPGLYHTAILYPEQRDLAVALNRLILAEYPITGSSDHGVSQAIYLDDPDGNGVELYWDRPEKEWQFEDGKIVMDNRPLHLEDLLSLL, encoded by the coding sequence ATGGACAATTACCTAATACCCCCAAAAACCCGTATCGGTCATATACACTTAAAGGTAAGCGATCTACAGCGCTCCATTTATTTTTACTGCGATTTGCTTGGTTTTGAAGTGATGAATACTTTCGGAGATTCTGCCGCATTTCTTTCAGCAGGAGGATATCATCACCATATTGGACTCAATACCTGGTATAGCAAAAATAGAAGTCCTGCTCCAGAGCAGGCTCCTGGTCTCTATCATACAGCAATTCTTTATCCTGAGCAAAGGGATCTTGCTGTTGCTCTAAATAGATTGATTTTGGCAGAATACCCTATAACTGGGTCATCGGACCACGGCGTATCGCAAGCTATATACCTCGATGATCCAGACGGGAACGGTGTAGAGTTATATTGGGACAGACCAGAGAAAGAATGGCAATTTGAAGATGGTAAAATAGTCATGGATAACCGCCCTTTGCATTTAGAAGATTTACTTTCATTACTTTGA
- a CDS encoding ATP-binding protein, producing MDNLTVERLRVIENLKEVPDEELQWLIDHGTIIKLPAGKYIFKPGDILPGPFIILFGKVRLCLPIGHERQEVGTYEENAIGGNLPFSRAKIANLFTEVVEELTYLQFPLELLEQMTQTKFYLTQALVHVMANRIKDYTAFEQQTEKMMALGKLSAGLAHELNNPAAAVVRGAAALAENLKKAPNLFSQVISFNIPSEDIAYVCSKITAVSQTQKPVMTMMERSSLEDDLFDWLEREGVADTSETAEILTDFGFGTNDLAALLSHIPEGGVNAIFAWINSNLVTEKIVNDIKDASARISNLVGAVKNFTHMDQGHGKKKADIHIGIRNTLIMLEHKIRNGNVNVIEKYDTELPPVSAMIGELNQVWTNLLDNALDAMEPNGSGQLTISTHRAGDCVHVTISDNGTGIPESIKGNIFNPFFTTKPIGKGTGLGLDVVMRIVKQHKGVVKVSSNPGKTDMIVEFPIEG from the coding sequence ATGGATAATCTAACGGTTGAACGGCTCCGGGTCATTGAGAATCTGAAAGAGGTGCCCGATGAAGAACTGCAATGGTTGATAGATCACGGAACTATCATAAAATTACCAGCTGGTAAATATATTTTTAAACCCGGGGATATACTTCCCGGTCCTTTTATTATACTTTTTGGAAAGGTGAGGTTATGTCTTCCTATTGGTCATGAGAGACAGGAAGTAGGTACATATGAAGAAAATGCTATAGGGGGAAACCTTCCGTTTTCTAGAGCAAAAATTGCCAATCTGTTTACAGAAGTAGTAGAGGAACTTACTTATTTGCAGTTTCCGCTAGAGCTGTTAGAGCAAATGACACAAACTAAGTTTTATCTTACACAAGCTCTTGTTCATGTTATGGCCAACCGTATTAAGGATTACACAGCCTTTGAGCAACAAACCGAAAAAATGATGGCACTTGGCAAGCTCTCGGCAGGTCTTGCTCATGAGCTTAACAATCCGGCAGCTGCCGTAGTACGAGGAGCTGCCGCTTTAGCGGAAAATTTAAAAAAGGCTCCTAATCTATTTAGTCAGGTAATTTCATTTAACATACCTTCTGAAGACATAGCTTATGTATGCAGTAAAATCACTGCTGTGTCGCAAACGCAAAAACCGGTTATGACGATGATGGAACGCTCTTCCTTGGAGGATGATCTGTTTGACTGGCTAGAAAGGGAAGGTGTTGCTGACACCTCGGAAACAGCTGAAATACTTACTGATTTTGGCTTTGGGACTAATGACTTAGCTGCTCTTTTATCCCATATTCCCGAAGGAGGTGTTAATGCTATATTTGCTTGGATCAACAGCAATCTCGTTACCGAAAAAATAGTAAATGACATTAAAGATGCTTCGGCACGGATATCAAATCTGGTGGGTGCTGTTAAGAATTTTACACATATGGATCAGGGGCATGGAAAGAAAAAGGCCGATATTCATATTGGTATCCGCAATACATTAATCATGTTAGAGCATAAGATCAGAAATGGTAACGTAAATGTCATAGAAAAGTACGACACTGAACTGCCTCCGGTGAGCGCTATGATCGGTGAGCTAAACCAAGTATGGACTAATCTGCTAGATAACGCACTAGATGCCATGGAACCCAACGGCTCGGGTCAGCTGACCATATCTACCCACCGTGCAGGGGACTGTGTACATGTTACAATATCTGACAATGGAACAGGAATACCCGAAAGTATCAAAGGAAATATTTTTAACCCTTTCTTCACCACCAAACCTATCGGTAAGGGCACGGGGCTTGGTCTGGATGTGGTCATGCGGATTGTTAAGCAGCATAAGGGTGTTGTGAAGGTCAGCTCAAATCCAGGCAAGACTGACATGATTGTCGAATTTCCGATCGAGGGGTGA
- a CDS encoding FAD-dependent oxidoreductase: MIDDLLYEWQCDYHPIFKGIRVVGFQYSQRSHEIKDFLAGNLVPYHWIDIEIDKEAKKQLVNNGLFEDDLPVVFLEDGSYLKQPSLAELAYSIGLNPQIKHNDIYDVVIIGAGPAGLAASVYGASEGLKTLLIERRAPGGQAGTSSRIENYLGFPTGLSGAELTRRAMTQAMRLGTEFLSPRSVHSIQQQDGYKRIVLDGEEEIISRSVIITTGVDYRKLDTEGIEDFTGAGIYYGAAMTEATACTDKEVYVVGGGNSAGQAAMYLSKFARNVYILIRKDDLTSTMSTYLISQIAAQGNINVRGNMEIVKAYGSDKLERLMIRSLQTGSIDEVPANALYIFIGAKPFTDWIELGIIKDDKGFLQTGRELKLNSEYARIWKQKRDPYLLETSSPGIFAAGDVRAGAMNRVASAVGEGSMAISFVHKYLAEVK, from the coding sequence GTGATAGATGACCTACTGTATGAATGGCAATGTGATTACCATCCAATATTTAAAGGCATAAGGGTTGTAGGATTTCAATATTCTCAACGATCTCACGAGATCAAAGATTTTTTGGCAGGTAACTTGGTACCCTATCATTGGATCGATATAGAGATCGATAAGGAAGCAAAAAAGCAATTAGTCAATAATGGTCTGTTCGAAGATGATCTTCCCGTGGTATTTTTAGAGGATGGGAGTTATTTGAAACAACCCAGTTTGGCAGAGCTTGCTTATAGTATAGGACTAAATCCTCAGATTAAGCACAACGATATATACGATGTAGTTATCATAGGGGCAGGTCCGGCTGGCTTGGCAGCAAGCGTTTACGGTGCATCAGAGGGACTAAAGACTTTACTGATCGAGCGCCGTGCTCCTGGTGGGCAGGCTGGTACGAGCTCCCGAATTGAAAATTATCTCGGATTTCCAACAGGGTTAAGCGGTGCTGAACTGACACGACGCGCCATGACACAGGCAATGCGATTAGGCACTGAGTTCCTTTCTCCACGTTCCGTACATTCGATACAACAGCAAGACGGATATAAAAGAATTGTTCTCGATGGAGAAGAGGAAATCATTTCTCGCAGCGTGATTATTACAACAGGGGTTGATTACCGAAAACTGGATACCGAAGGAATTGAAGATTTTACAGGTGCGGGCATTTATTACGGCGCGGCAATGACCGAGGCCACTGCCTGTACAGATAAGGAAGTGTACGTGGTTGGCGGCGGTAATTCGGCTGGGCAGGCTGCCATGTACCTGTCAAAGTTCGCGAGAAATGTGTATATTCTGATCCGTAAGGACGATTTGACTTCAACCATGTCAACTTATCTGATCTCCCAGATTGCCGCACAGGGAAATATTAATGTCAGAGGAAATATGGAAATCGTAAAAGCATACGGATCTGATAAGCTGGAAAGACTTATGATACGTTCACTCCAAACTGGCAGTATCGACGAGGTTCCTGCAAATGCACTCTACATATTTATTGGTGCAAAGCCATTTACCGACTGGATAGAACTTGGAATCATCAAAGATGATAAAGGTTTCCTGCAGACCGGCAGGGAACTTAAACTCAATAGCGAATATGCCAGAATCTGGAAACAGAAGCGTGATCCATATTTGCTGGAAACAAGTTCCCCGGGTATTTTTGCGGCAGGAGATGTCAGGGCAGGTGCAATGAACCGTGTTGCATCTGCCGTTGGAGAGGGTTCGATGGCAATCAGCTTTGTACATAAGTATCTTGCAGAAGTGAAATAG
- a CDS encoding pepsin/retropepsin-like aspartic protease family protein, which produces MTHSANIRQKISLLLFFATLGLNSQVYEKSIVLHGDTITFPITLINGYPFVSATVNGTAGKFMFDTGFGTSVMLNDDFIQLPLKKPKGNGVVGSGQSFRTNMNDNISEITFSNGISYKKLTSIISGNYGFIQNVLTPDFLGFIGYDFFKEYIFKIDYLHHKITFYKNAGETRISGDILKNEKILAVLTFEIRNRPNIPIVKFKIKGVDVMGVFDTGQNGSLQLDTESAQMLTQENIVTKSGIDSNGDTLLNITNIEICDKLTITLKGIEYAELNSTKVARRELGISEPNLMSIGYRFLAQHKTVWDYAQKKIYILEY; this is translated from the coding sequence ATGACACATTCTGCTAATATTCGGCAAAAAATCAGTCTTTTATTGTTCTTTGCCACTCTTGGACTAAACTCCCAGGTCTATGAGAAAAGTATAGTACTGCATGGTGATACTATCACCTTTCCGATCACACTAATCAATGGTTATCCGTTTGTGTCTGCTACTGTAAATGGTACAGCAGGGAAGTTTATGTTCGATACGGGATTCGGAACTTCAGTAATGCTTAATGATGACTTTATCCAACTACCCCTTAAAAAACCAAAAGGTAATGGTGTTGTAGGAAGCGGACAATCTTTTAGAACAAACATGAATGACAACATTTCTGAAATAACGTTTTCAAACGGCATAAGCTATAAAAAGCTTACGAGTATCATCAGCGGAAATTACGGATTTATACAAAATGTTTTAACCCCTGACTTTCTTGGTTTTATCGGATATGATTTTTTTAAAGAATATATTTTTAAAATAGATTATCTCCACCACAAGATTACTTTCTACAAAAATGCAGGAGAGACCAGAATTTCTGGAGATATTTTGAAGAATGAGAAGATTCTGGCTGTTCTGACCTTCGAAATAAGGAACAGACCAAATATACCAATCGTCAAATTTAAAATAAAAGGAGTGGATGTGATGGGAGTATTTGATACTGGACAGAACGGCTCCTTGCAATTGGATACCGAATCGGCCCAGATGCTTACACAAGAAAATATCGTAACCAAATCTGGAATCGACAGTAATGGAGATACTTTACTCAATATAACAAACATCGAAATTTGCGACAAGCTCACAATCACTCTTAAAGGAATAGAGTATGCTGAACTTAATAGTACAAAGGTTGCTAGGCGAGAGTTGGGAATTTCTGAACCAAACCTCATGAGCATTGGTTACCGCTTTCTGGCGCAGCATAAAACCGTCTGGGACTATGCACAGAAAAAAATATATATTCTGGAATATTAA
- a CDS encoding GNAT family N-acetyltransferase — protein sequence MENTKVVFKEEGIYGEVQLFSDENKAGKMDISVSDRKLRVYHTEVNSVHEGKGFAKLLLNQLVSYAIENHLKIIPLCPYVLAQFKRHPQEYAEVWGKKNDV from the coding sequence ATGGAAAATACAAAAGTAGTTTTTAAAGAGGAAGGAATTTATGGCGAAGTACAATTGTTTTCAGATGAAAATAAAGCCGGAAAAATGGATATCTCCGTTTCAGATCGAAAACTTCGGGTATATCATACCGAAGTAAATAGTGTTCACGAGGGAAAAGGTTTTGCAAAACTATTGCTAAATCAGCTTGTCAGTTATGCCATAGAAAATCATCTCAAAATTATACCTCTTTGTCCTTACGTTTTAGCTCAATTTAAACGTCACCCGCAAGAATATGCTGAGGTTTGGGGCAAAAAAAATGATGTTTAA
- a CDS encoding OsmC family protein, translating to MKYILENPVKGKIGVQKYKTSIHWRNGELIADEPKKLGGQDIGPDPHTLLLSSLITCTLATLRMYIDHKGLALPEIQVEANLFHRIENQETTTQIERKVFFGAQVDAELQKRLLRIAEQCPISKLLKGHIKISTAIIE from the coding sequence ATGAAGTATATCTTAGAAAACCCTGTAAAAGGCAAGATAGGTGTTCAGAAATACAAAACATCGATTCACTGGAGAAATGGAGAGCTGATTGCTGATGAACCTAAAAAATTGGGAGGGCAGGATATTGGACCGGATCCTCATACGTTACTACTGTCTTCTTTGATCACGTGCACTTTGGCTACACTGCGAATGTATATTGATCATAAGGGTTTGGCATTGCCGGAAATTCAGGTGGAAGCGAATTTATTTCACAGAATAGAAAATCAGGAAACGACAACTCAGATTGAACGAAAAGTATTTTTTGGTGCTCAAGTAGACGCGGAGCTGCAAAAACGATTGTTAAGAATTGCTGAACAATGTCCAATTTCAAAACTCTTAAAAGGACATATTAAAATTTCCACAGCAATAATAGAATGA
- a CDS encoding cation:proton antiporter domain-containing protein: MGHIPDLIKDLALILLVGAFVTILFKRIKQPLVLGYIIAGFLVGPHFGYMPTIIDNGNIETFAEIGVIMLLFSLGLEFSFKKLVNVGGTASITALIEILFVGLGGYLTGYLLGWNQMDSLFLAGMLASSSTTIILRAFDELGLKTKQFAKVVFGVLVVEDIIVILLMVVLSTVAITQQFQGSEIVYTVLKLGFFLVLWFLLGIYLLPAFIKKTRKWMDDETVLILSIGLCLGMVLLATQVGFSAELGAFVMGSLIAETVLAEKIEHITQPLKQFFGTIFFVSVGMMIDPHAIYIFAGPIFAITVFTIFGKFFFSSLGALISGQPLKQSIQIGSSMAQIGEFAFIVAALGLSLGVISEFLFPIAVGVSAITTFTTPYFIKLSEPLYHKIVNLFPERWLTYLDNYTSETQKNKNSPFWKKMLHEYNRILIINSIILIAIALLFKYAIIPFLNKQIENELVKNIVLIATATLLASPFLWAILIKKLNIKDGDNTVNSYYLNYSVTGITLNAVRYLVGIFFIGFFIDQITTTTYALIISVPIITILLWIFSDKVQKVHQRIERQFISNLNERERWEYIQNKGNLELQQKNEEAKKGLQEWNAYVAELEVSDRIVFAGMTLNELKWKEQFGINVVYIRRNDRTVHLPNSYVRILPYDKVGILGTEDQISQLKTVFEQSDAVDIGNEDFDINDIILTKITFSTKNPYVGKTIKVSGIQKDLRCHVVGIERNENRILNPESSQMFLGDDVVWLVGDKHRIEYFLKKQKSDFLKV, encoded by the coding sequence ATGGGTCATATACCCGACTTAATAAAAGATTTAGCTCTGATCCTTTTAGTAGGAGCATTTGTTACCATTCTGTTTAAGCGAATCAAGCAGCCATTGGTTCTTGGGTATATTATTGCAGGTTTTTTAGTCGGTCCGCATTTCGGATATATGCCCACGATCATAGACAACGGTAACATAGAAACCTTTGCTGAAATTGGGGTCATAATGCTTTTATTTAGTTTAGGTTTGGAATTCAGTTTTAAAAAACTGGTCAACGTAGGGGGGACAGCATCAATTACGGCATTGATCGAAATTCTATTTGTAGGTTTGGGCGGTTATCTCACAGGATATTTGCTGGGCTGGAACCAAATGGACAGTCTTTTCCTTGCAGGGATGTTGGCAAGCTCTTCAACCACCATTATTTTACGGGCTTTTGACGAACTTGGTCTAAAAACCAAGCAGTTTGCAAAAGTAGTATTTGGAGTATTGGTGGTTGAGGATATCATTGTCATTCTTCTGATGGTAGTTTTGTCTACAGTTGCCATTACACAGCAGTTTCAGGGATCCGAGATTGTTTACACTGTCCTTAAACTAGGGTTCTTTTTGGTATTATGGTTTTTGTTGGGTATTTACCTACTTCCTGCATTTATCAAGAAAACAAGAAAATGGATGGATGACGAAACAGTTTTGATTTTGTCTATAGGTCTTTGTCTGGGTATGGTTTTATTGGCAACACAAGTTGGTTTTTCTGCCGAACTGGGAGCTTTTGTGATGGGATCATTAATCGCAGAAACCGTTTTAGCTGAAAAAATTGAACATATCACACAACCCCTTAAACAATTTTTCGGAACCATATTCTTTGTTTCTGTTGGTATGATGATCGATCCCCACGCAATATACATTTTTGCGGGACCAATTTTTGCGATTACCGTATTTACGATTTTCGGAAAATTTTTCTTCAGCAGTTTAGGAGCGCTTATTTCCGGACAACCATTAAAACAATCTATACAAATAGGTTCCAGTATGGCTCAGATAGGTGAATTTGCCTTTATCGTTGCGGCGCTGGGATTGTCACTTGGAGTTATATCTGAATTTTTGTTTCCGATTGCAGTTGGAGTATCCGCAATTACAACATTCACAACACCTTATTTTATAAAGCTATCGGAACCTTTGTATCATAAAATTGTAAATCTATTTCCTGAAAGATGGTTAACATATTTGGATAACTATACTTCTGAAACACAAAAAAACAAAAATAGTCCGTTTTGGAAAAAAATGCTTCATGAGTATAACAGGATTCTAATTATCAATAGTATTATACTGATTGCGATAGCCTTACTGTTTAAATATGCAATTATCCCTTTTCTTAATAAACAGATAGAAAATGAGCTGGTAAAAAATATAGTTTTGATTGCTACGGCAACGTTGCTAGCATCTCCTTTTTTATGGGCAATTTTAATCAAAAAACTTAATATAAAAGATGGTGATAACACTGTAAATTCTTATTATCTCAACTATTCCGTAACCGGTATTACTCTTAATGCTGTACGATACCTTGTTGGGATATTTTTCATCGGCTTTTTTATTGATCAAATCACTACAACAACATATGCTCTGATCATATCGGTTCCGATAATTACAATTCTATTGTGGATATTTTCAGACAAGGTACAGAAAGTTCACCAACGAATCGAAAGGCAATTCATTTCCAATCTTAATGAAAGAGAAAGATGGGAATATATTCAAAACAAAGGAAATCTTGAGCTTCAACAGAAAAATGAAGAAGCAAAAAAAGGATTACAGGAATGGAATGCTTATGTGGCTGAATTGGAAGTCAGTGATCGAATCGTTTTTGCAGGAATGACTTTAAATGAATTAAAATGGAAAGAGCAGTTCGGAATAAATGTAGTCTACATACGCAGGAATGATAGAACCGTCCATCTTCCCAATTCTTATGTAAGAATTTTACCTTATGATAAGGTAGGTATCTTAGGAACTGAAGATCAAATTTCACAATTGAAAACTGTTTTTGAGCAGTCTGACGCGGTTGATATCGGCAATGAAGATTTTGATATTAATGATATTATATTAACCAAAATCACATTCTCTACAAAAAATCCTTATGTTGGAAAAACAATAAAAGTTTCAGGAATTCAAAAAGATCTTAGATGCCATGTCGTTGGTATTGAAAGAAATGAGAATCGTATTTTAAATCCTGAATCTTCTCAGATGTTCCTTGGCGACGATGTAGTTTGGCTGGTGGGGGATAAGCACCGAATAGAATATTTTTTGAAAAAGCAAAAATCCGATTTCTTAAAAGTATAA
- the gntA gene encoding guanitoxin biosynthesis heme-dependent pre-guanitoxin N-hydroxylase GntA, whose product MTPTKTPQNTDLILEVQEDFKSFIEDKMFPCVAAKAALAKEQMDIFVAGHLACPKDDQDILDFIYKFVDQYRASEKDFHTACVIFPETHPLNEQAFDRLFWDRLQALSDLDGMNYPYDKRVDQNPASPNFSFSLKEEAFFIIGLFPGSSREARKFRYPAIVFNPHEQFEELRTLKRYDKMKNIVRKRDLEASGSINPMLQDFGDASEVYQYSGLRYDKNWECPFKYNKI is encoded by the coding sequence ATGACACCAACCAAAACACCACAAAATACAGACCTTATACTTGAGGTACAAGAGGATTTCAAATCATTTATTGAAGATAAAATGTTTCCCTGTGTGGCAGCCAAAGCTGCATTGGCGAAAGAGCAAATGGACATTTTTGTAGCCGGACATCTGGCTTGTCCGAAAGATGACCAGGACATCCTTGATTTTATCTATAAATTTGTCGATCAATACAGAGCTTCCGAGAAAGATTTTCATACAGCATGCGTAATTTTCCCTGAGACACACCCTCTTAATGAACAAGCTTTTGACCGGCTTTTCTGGGACAGATTGCAGGCATTATCCGATCTTGACGGTATGAATTACCCTTATGACAAGCGTGTAGATCAGAATCCGGCTTCTCCTAATTTTAGTTTCAGCCTGAAAGAAGAAGCCTTTTTCATCATCGGTCTTTTTCCTGGAAGCAGCAGAGAAGCAAGAAAGTTTCGTTATCCCGCCATCGTCTTCAACCCTCACGAACAATTTGAAGAATTAAGAACCTTAAAAAGATACGACAAAATGAAAAATATTGTCCGCAAAAGAGATCTTGAAGCTTCTGGATCCATCAATCCTATGCTTCAGGATTTTGGGGACGCTTCAGAGGTATATCAGTACAGTGGTTTACGATACGATAAAAATTGGGAATGCCCTTTTAAATATAATAAAATATGA
- a CDS encoding DUF1989 domain-containing protein, giving the protein MNVISPRSGTAFILRKGQKLKITDPEGEQVSDFICFNLNDTKEYLSSGRTIDYAETIFLTKGHPFYSNRSNIMFNILEDTVGRHDFLLTPCSADTFRIIYGDKNPHRGCFGNLCEALKPYGIEPDAIPICFNVFMNVAVNGESGKIDVLPPKSKAGDFIIIEAEMDLIVGMTACSAEMSNNYSFKPIGYSVIENHDPAI; this is encoded by the coding sequence ATGAATGTAATATCTCCAAGAAGTGGCACCGCGTTCATCCTAAGAAAAGGTCAGAAACTAAAAATTACAGATCCGGAAGGAGAGCAGGTTTCAGACTTTATATGTTTCAATCTTAACGATACTAAAGAGTACCTTTCATCCGGAAGAACGATTGATTATGCTGAGACGATTTTCCTTACGAAAGGGCATCCGTTTTATTCTAACCGAAGCAATATTATGTTCAATATTTTAGAAGATACTGTGGGACGCCATGATTTTCTTCTTACGCCATGCAGTGCAGATACATTCCGCATTATTTACGGTGATAAAAATCCGCACAGAGGATGCTTTGGAAATTTATGTGAAGCTTTGAAACCATACGGTATCGAACCTGATGCTATACCTATCTGCTTTAATGTTTTCATGAATGTTGCAGTGAATGGTGAAAGTGGTAAAATTGATGTTCTTCCGCCCAAAAGTAAGGCAGGAGACTTTATTATAATTGAAGCTGAAATGGATCTGATTGTAGGAATGACAGCCTGCTCTGCGGAAATGTCTAACAATTATTCGTTTAAACCTATTGGCTATTCGGTAATTGAAAATCATGATCCGGCAATATAG